tagggtgggtcaaattgtaTAGGGGAAAAAAACtgcaggtgcacatccagtttctgaatctataggtcatactgagtaatattatCCATGTATGTAGGTCTggaatgaatttcgagcctccctaatcaagtgagaaaattttgatataaaattttctaacacaattagggaggctcgaaattcatttcagacctatggctatgggcaatattactcagtatgacccatagattccgaaactggatgtgccttttcaacaataaatttgacccaccccaATGTATAATTTGTTAGCAAATATATTTACGTTTCTTTTCACTTGCAGTTCGATTCACATTTATCTCGTTATGTTTGTCTGGAATGTAGATTGCAACCAAAATCGCGAATATAACCATTAGTGCACCAATAGCAAATGGTGGTCCTGGTATTAATTCTgtgtatttattattttctttttgtacttGATCATCAGGATTTTTGCCCAACGGGTTATCATTTAAATCCACATTGAACAAGTAGAAAATCACACCAAATAGTGCTGGCCCTAGTCCATTGCATAGACCGCGCATACCAGTTACCATACCTTGAACGGCTCCTATAAAATAAATTTCGACAATATTTTTAGTGTAAAGTGAGAAGCAGAAACGTAATTTATGGAAACAAGTAGGGATAATAAGACTGTCTTTGACTGCAGAGAAGGCCATATACACTTCATGAATGTAACTAATTTCACATATTATTGCATATGGTTTGATGATTGAGATGAACGCTTAGCAAATACTAATCCTCAAATCGCAAATTTCATATATTGTAAGCACTGCGAGTCTTGGTACTATCATACGGAGTCTAATATGATGTTCAAGACATTTTTCTGATCAATCTATGCTACTGAGCCTAATATTTAAGCCAATGCACAATACTTTGTAagagcaatacaaagctttatagtttCAGAAGAATCCAGTTGTCAACCTTACTACGCGAGTATCAAGAGGGAGGATTCAAAGGTTATCAAAGCAACACAAAGtttcagagcttccgcaatccaattgtcaaactcaccaaCGCGACGGGAGCCCTGTTACAactatgaatgtatcatacacttATTAAGTAGCCGAGGTTCTGGTGACCTCCCTACTtaaggaactagggggtgggaggtATTTAACATTgacaacactcctcaaaacctgcggggagtgtctttatcgttaatacaacagcaTCAGTCTActcgaggggaatcctgttataaACATGAATGCGCTTTACAAATATTTAGCAGGTGAAGTTATGGCGACTCCCAGTTCCTCATGAAACTAAGAGTGGgaggcgggatgacctagaaggttcaataagGTCATATTAAATCGGGTCGTACCGGTTCTATATAGGgcgaaggaccattaacatcgataacgctccccagaaccttcggggagtgtctttatcactgCAACAACTtcctttccttctcttcttgTGCAACATAATTAAATATCTCTGTAGTTGTAGCCTAAATCTTGCTTTTCCTCACACTGGTTCATTACCTTTTCTTCTTCTTGTTGTTCCTTTTACTAGCCCACTGCCTTTATATTTCCAGTACCCAATCAGTCCACCCATAATTTTCCTCCTCGCTTCTGCTCAATTTTCCTTGAAAACTACCCATTTTTCCTAGTTTCCTAGAGTTTCCGCAATATGGTGACAAAAAATGGAGCCAATTATTTATATCTACTTTTCGAGTGAAGTCTAATTATTTTCATTTGTGTAGACGCATGGCTCAataatatggttggctcatctcatcagctgattttatttttatcattgtatggtcgatgggattgtcaaaaggaaatggcaaactcaaaatgaaaccaacacattgacaacattttcttaccacacacaaaaactgctatgttttatgttttcatttcattccattcgcctaataccaataaacagattttgacaatttgaatagACAtcatttgttgctttacagatgagccaactatATATTTGAAACATGGTGTAGACAGATTTAACttattccacttctgaattaTCCTTTTGTAATCTAATTGTATAAGGTTCTTTAGTTTGTGAGGGCTCAGTGCGCGTTCCCGGAACACGCAccttttaaaaaatgaaaatatgcagCAACCAAGGGAAATTCAAGGTCTTTTGAGCCTATATTGAAACTCTATaatcaaaaaatatcaaaatcaattATATGATTTTACATTTACAGCTTACCCTGTCTATCAGGATGCGAATGAATAGAAACAAAAGCGCTTATCGCAGGATAAGTTATCGATCCAAGTGCAGCCAATATACCAGCTGCCCACATCATCCTTTAACGAGATTGAATAGATGAAAAAATTTAGTTgcaaaaataacacaaattttgttttataaccTACCAAGACTTACTGCCAAGTCCATACCACAATAATTGTAACATTTCTAATACTAAGCCTAAAATAATAGTATTTTTTGCGCCAAATACCCTGCAAAATGAAAGAACATgtgttttgcattattgaaacgACTTTAGTCGACGTCACAAGACACGAAAGTTATTATTAAACATTAGCGGTGAATGAAAAATATGACAGTAATCCTTATGTATGTACTCACCGCATTAGATAACCCAATGTCACTTGCACGGATATGCTAAGCACGCCAACAACCGCTATGAAAACTGCCACTTCCATTGAATTAAAGcccattttcaattttaaataaacaaatatgcaTGAGTATTGTCCCGCTTCAGGCAGATACGACAAAAGCACAGCAACACATTGCATTAATATCGTTTGATCTGAGCCAACTTTTCGCAGTGCCTGAAATTATGCATTGATTAATTAAATAATGAAATACTATTTTAGACCTcgaaatgtatataaaaaaggcAAATGCGCCTAAATTATGTATCATCATATTTATAGACAAAAACAGTGGCTTGTTTACGAGATGGAGGAGGAACCGTTTAATTTACAAAACCCTCTTGAAGAAATCACACGACAGGTAGTGGCCCTGTCTTAAGCATCGTTTTGTTAGCTCGGAGAAGTCTTTCCAAATACTTACGGAGCTGAACTCAAATTCCGTTTCGCATAAACTTAGATGGAATGCACTTCAAATGAGTTGAGACCATCCGTGATCGCCGTTTCGATACCGAATCCTTTTTTGATAAAATCAACGTTCAAATTGTGTTATGAATGCACATATATGTAGATGAATAAGTATGCAAATATTTGAAGAAGTAAGCAAATATATCGCTTGCAGTGCCGAAAATCTAACCCTCCTCCATTTAGTAAAACATTATACAGCGCACGCTCGATAACGTGAACTAATTCGAACCAAGACAGTTCACGTCAACAATAGTGTTCATGTTTTGGAATGCCCAAAAAgactaaataaatatattttttcacatTTGAATTCACATTTCATTCTTGTTTTCGTTacatattaattgaaaattaagactatgatggttttatttaaaaaaatcagtcATCTTTTTTTGTATCTTCTGTTTTTCTAAAACTTGACGCACAGCTTTCTCCCTTAACCGTCTTAGCACACTCATATCATTTTGATCGACGTATTCATGAAGTTTGCttcattttctttaaattttgcatGCAGTGTTTTTGCCCTTTCTTTCAACATTAGAGCACTTACTGGCCAGTTTTTATCTCGCATTCGGATAAACCAACGTTAAAGAGCTCTCTCCATTTTGTGCAACTCTGAAGAAAGCAGTGTTTTTCTATTTACTATTGCTTTTTCGCTTTTAATGTTAGAAATTGTTGATTTAGCAACATTATATTTATTTGCTAAAATCGTCACAGATGATTAAAAAGCCGAGAATTTCAGCATTTTGTTTTAATGTCAAGCACACTGGTTTTTTAGAACTCATTTTCACCAGAAAACATAAGACGAAACAGTCTTTGCAAAACCAAAATCACGACTGAAATATTTTACTCCTTACATGCAATTACGAATAAAATGCCTATTTTATAATTACGGGTTCCCCAATTTCAGACTTACTTGAGATCAATGTAAACTACATTCAAATAATTGTAACGTTTATTGTTCATATTATAGAGCATTTTGGGTTTGTTCACGTTTTAGAGTAGTCAATGCACAATAATGCCTGTTTATGTTTTGGGGGTGTTAACGCTTTAGAGCGTTCACGTTATCGAGCGTGCGCTGTATACTCGCCACTTAACAAGATTTTCATTAGAACATAAATTCAGGCGCAGCGTTTTCCTTAAAACTCCAGCCTGTAAAGTTtacataaaaatttattaaatacaaatatttcaCTAACAGAAAAGGGATCAGCTTGCTCCCAGCTAATTGGCGCGCCCCATGAAGAAGGACGAATTTTTTCAGGCAAACTTTCAGGCACGGCCACCAATATAAAGAATACATCGAGCACCGCAATAGCGGTCGCTAATGCCGCAACTAATGTATCACCATATGTCTCCATTAGCAAAGCACCTAAAGCTGGTGAAATTAccttaaagaaaagaaaatgtataCATTAAAAAATCGTAAGAATATATGGGTGATGTTATGTTGTTAAACGTTTGAAATTGAAGTTCTAtgattttattgtattttgaCCCTTTTTTGGATAACagaggccgacagcatctcagacccagaaaccggactatatattttcgaaggatttcgATGCgatgaatccaaatctggcctcagaattgctctatcagctctggttttcgagatatcctaacctaaaagtacgaaaaacaccgtttttgcccatatttgaggttatgtagccttgcagatgttttctttcaccaaaattaaaggatggcatctttaaatacaagtcttcttctttcaaatggcattGAGTTTgctaaaatatcattttttttcgctgagatatcacattttgaaattttcatgtttctaaatggTGGTTTCTAAGTGTTAGGGGGTTCGTGGGTTAGAAGTTAAGTAAATTAGCCCACTTGTAGTACTAAATAtcaagaaaaataagactcatTTCAAGAAAAATATGCGACTAAGCTCGCTGTTCCCAATGTTAGGTGGGTTTGCCTGCTTGTGGTGTGGCAGGGGTGCTTTCTAGGGGTTAAGGCTGTGTGTGACTCggtacccgagggttagatagtgtaggggtgtggtgagttagcacgCTTATGGTGTGATacacaattttaagaaaaataagactcaattcaagaaaattagtaatcaacgatatcatgtctatgttatctcaatcgattttcaggtgtagatATTTCGAAACATgacaatttcaaaatgcgatatctcagcgaaaaaaaatgatattttagcAAACtgaacgccatttgaaagaagacttgtatttaaagatgtcATCCTTTATGTTTGGTGAAAGATAACATCtccaaggctacataacctcaaatatgggcaaaaacggtgtttttcgcACTTTCAGCgtatcataaaccttcggaaatatatagtctggtttctgggtctcaatgttgtttaaattttgtctGCCTGTGTAATTTTGTACTCTGACTATGGAAGATTTTAAATTAGTTAGGTGCCTAGAAGGTTtagtgtggttgttgttgtagcagtgcttcgccccatccaataggtgcgaccgatcacaaattgtcatcaatatcctctaacgggagtccaaggaaacttgctgtttcaacaggggtggaccataatgagaggggtgttagaggcgttggttccacattacaattgaagagatggttggtttcatgtggggatacattgcaagcagggcatacattttgcatgtcggggttgattctggataggtaagagtttaaccttttacagtatccatatcgaagttgagctaaagtgactcgcgtttccctagggagcgtgcgatcctcttctgcaagtttaggctattgttctttgagtacaggattcaccgggcaattcctgacatagaggtccgacgccaaATGTGGACTTCActgtgttttcaggtgccgtatttcctcataatgcttacggagacgaCTCTTTAAGTCCCtaggtggtgttggctcatcaatcagatgtctgttgggatgcccaggtttctgggtattcaacaggaagtgtttggttagcatttcatttcactCCCTgctggggagtattctcgcctaattatgtagatggtgttcgggggacataagaagacaacccgtggcggttctgagggcagtattttggcaggcctgtaaccccatttaatttgtttagtgtggtcatgttaatcgttccagagatggtcgggatagtatctcaatggtgttttgttaccggaacgtaccggatctatatccggcaaaggaccataacaaTACCTAAAGCCTTCACCGCATTGTTTTTAGTTCACTTACTACATTGTATgtaacccggcctatgaaaaggtggcttatgactcaaaaacaaaataatgcaaaagaaaaactactaagaaactgtagaaatgcattgtttatctttaacagctgtttcttttttgagtcataagccaccttttcataggccgggtcacatataactaATAAGGCATTCAGCCGCCCAATTGACATTCGCACATAAATAATATACtactttcatacatacatacgagtaCATACCAGACTTGCAGCGAATGTAGCCGAAACTAAGCCATACGCACGTGACCTTTCCTCAACAGTAGTGACATCAGCCACATAAGCAAATACTACAGAAAATGTCACAGCTAATGCACCACTTATCGAGATCATTGCAAAAAACCACCATGAATTGATGGCCATCAATGGAATTGGCGCGCATGTAAAAAATACTGTTATAAGTAGAAAAAACTTTCGTCCCCAAATATCGGAGAGTGCGCCTACGAGTGGCGCGCTTAAAAACGATAAAATGCCTTTAATGCCCATTACCAGACCGTTCATGAGGAACGTGTGGTCAGGAAATGTTTGGTTCAAGGtctaaaaaaagaaagaaaagaaaattgacGATGGCATGTTGCTAAACTGTGGTAAAaagtaaaatatgtatattacatACCGATATAACGGGCATTGTTAATAGTCCCCAggcaaaaaattctaaaaatattaCAACTAAGGCGTGGTAAACACTGGGCTCGCCTATGCCGGAGCTCTGCAATAGAAATGGTAAATTATATATTTAGTATCCAGAtattatatatgtaagtatatacatatatagttatgtatgtttgtaacaaATATTATAGTTTGGCAAGGTATGCATGTATGTTAGTTATAATATAgtgaaaaattacataaattataTAGACAAATTATGGCTAGAATGAAGTCGTTGAACGGCAGTCTCTTCAAGCCGTTgtcagttatttatttattatttatttagatctattgtgcttgccCTTTCTggctattactgtatgtggagaCTTTTAATGTgattaagtacctcttcaggcttttttctttatataacGAAGGAATTAAGAGACACGCCGCCTAGATGAGAGAgtatctgccttgccagagcgatgcattcgcagagaatgtgaaccggagTTTCATCCTTCTGCTCACAACCGAACAAAACATACTCAGCTGTGTatctctaaaatttgttgaacttaAATTTTCGTTATTTCGTAGCTTTGATCGTCTTCCAACTATTGTATTAACATACTTAATGGTGCCCAACGTGGGGCATACATGTATTTCGAAGGATTTAAGAGTCCGTCACCTAGATGGAAGAGTCTCTGCCTTTCCAGAGTAACGCATTCGCATAGAGTGCCGGTACACATCATCCAGTTTCATCCTCCAGCATACGAAAGCCACTGATTTgtatatcggatagatttaacttacttaggtgatatcgtagactacacccagtgagagttcgtatgTTCTTTTTGCTTAAATTAGTGAGTTTGGCAGATACTCTCGTTGCTTggaatataaacaatttggctTGTCTTTGCCCTGGACATTCAATGCAGttttgtctgaactgctttgtttccaagttacttatggtttccctaatGTGTACCTTTGTAAGTCCACAGAAGAcactggaccatagaatgctgctctGGCATCCTGCTTGGCTAGGTAGCCTGTCTATTACTTTTATGCTCCTGATGACCCGGAACAAATTCTGCTTTTTGGTTCCCAGGCCATTAAGACGCCAATGTATTCATCCTCTTGCTTAGAACTATCTGTGTACGACTGCAAGGCACGCAAGACTACTGGGCTATCTGACATATTGAGGATACTCCTCGATAATAAGCCTGTTCGTATGTTGTATGAATTTCTTTTTACTTTCATGTCTTGTCATAATTCCCATCTTTAGctcagaaatattttgaagtgtaatATTCTCTATTAGattagaatagggaagggaggtattcccactaaggcactaagtgcatcagcagcaGGGTCGTTCTCATATCACTCGTCGATGGAGTTTGCTTAACTTTGTCACTGCTTCTTTGCGTGGTCGTAGGCCACCAAACTAAGAAAGCATAGATGACTATTGGATTCAGAATAGCATTGAATGTTCACTATACCAGTTTGGGAGAtagacacccccccccccccccccccgccataGAGTAGAGTGCAGGATGAAGCTCCGGCTGTTTTGTTTAAAGTAGCATCTAGATGAACATTCCACGTTGGGGTTCTGTCCATTGCCACCCCTGGGTATTTTGCTTTCATTGAAAATCGATGGCACCGAGTAAGAGACACTGGGATAGTTTTGTCAGCATTGATAGACAATCTTTTGGTGTAACAACACCTTTCTATGATGCGCAGGGCTTTTTGGATGCGATGGGATATTGTTTCTTCGTAAtcgtgacttatccataaccagataaaacagctgagcgaacctaccttatggtttttggtttctcgccatatacataacctaaaaatatttgagttggtgaatttaataactttttgtagattttattcattgttttggatacgataTGACTAagattttttgtgcaatatgtttgtatttttttgcgttttcttcatttttatgaaattttcacgatttttgagttaaggcaccattaatcgatcacattggtgatggttatggatat
The Eurosta solidaginis isolate ZX-2024a chromosome 5, ASM4086904v1, whole genome shotgun sequence DNA segment above includes these coding regions:
- the LOC137254532 gene encoding hippocampus abundant transcript 1 protein isoform X2, coding for MNEIYCKMSSGIGEPSVYHALVVIFLEFFAWGLLTMPVISTLNQTFPDHTFLMNGLVMGIKGILSFLSAPLVGALSDIWGRKFFLLITVFFTCAPIPLMAINSWWFFAMISISGALAVTFSVVFAYVADVTTVEERSRAYGLVSATFAASLVISPALGALLMETYGDTLVAALATAIAVLDVFFILVAVPESLPEKIRPSSWGAPISWEQADPFSALRKVGSDQTILMQCVAVLLSYLPEAGQYSCIFVYLKLKMGFNSMEVAVFIAVVGVLSISVQVTLGYLMRVFGAKNTIILGLVLEMLQLLWYGLGSKSWMMWAAGILAALGSITYPAISAFVSIHSHPDRQGAVQGMVTGMRGLCNGLGPALFGVIFYLFNVDLNDNPLGKNPDDQVQKENNKYTELIPGPPFAIGALMVIFAILVAIYIPDKHNEINVNRTASEKKRASVDVQYEIECGNKSTSPLAPLMRSDSMAQL
- the LOC137254532 gene encoding hippocampus abundant transcript 1 protein isoform X3, with the translated sequence MSSGIGEPSVYHALVVIFLEFFAWGLLTMPVISTLNQTFPDHTFLMNGLVMGIKGILSFLSAPLVGALSDIWGRKFFLLITVFFTCAPIPLMAINSWWFFAMISISGALAVTFSVVFAYVADVTTVEERSRAYGLVSATFAASLVISPALGALLMETYGDTLVAALATAIAVLDVFFILVAVPESLPEKIRPSSWGAPISWEQADPFSALRKVGSDQTILMQCVAVLLSYLPEAGQYSCIFVYLKLKMGFNSMEVAVFIAVVGVLSISVQVTLGYLMRVFGAKNTIILGLVLEMLQLLWYGLGSKSWMMWAAGILAALGSITYPAISAFVSIHSHPDRQGAVQGMVTGMRGLCNGLGPALFGVIFYLFNVDLNDNPLGKNPDDQVQKENNKYTELIPGPPFAIGALMVIFAILVAIYIPDKHNEINVNRTASEKKRASVDVQYEIECGNKSTSPLAPLMRSDSMAQL
- the LOC137254532 gene encoding hippocampus abundant transcript 1 protein isoform X1, whose protein sequence is MSIDVPTTSHDVADNSNAAEEPNSSCDITEDDTTASFEIDESEDEATITHILVDDDVAAAHAITTQIIDNLCKRSSSTFVSRSNSGASSKSSNDSSSSDQHIYSSAYSISNLTIDDNANLSSDLNKNELTTVVVVNTKNHVPNSNIFTNTQTNNVSDNDKRNKQQQQQHHNHHHSITNSPTPSVSWGGLEDTEISGDSISSTTSHTKSSTPTTADVANVMAGVMMSKHKDPMADMSKTQAQLKLIVATAQIPQQQQNLIIDGNNINSISQDNLSFSNATTTTITTDTVTDLDTDNIGDTTSPDAKLALTKRAIQNQLAATAAAAPATNYNSRDTTLKNVVDHATSSTYAKRSSELSLPAVLTVKPEWHCFKWIRCICVHFKSSGIGEPSVYHALVVIFLEFFAWGLLTMPVISTLNQTFPDHTFLMNGLVMGIKGILSFLSAPLVGALSDIWGRKFFLLITVFFTCAPIPLMAINSWWFFAMISISGALAVTFSVVFAYVADVTTVEERSRAYGLVSATFAASLVISPALGALLMETYGDTLVAALATAIAVLDVFFILVAVPESLPEKIRPSSWGAPISWEQADPFSALRKVGSDQTILMQCVAVLLSYLPEAGQYSCIFVYLKLKMGFNSMEVAVFIAVVGVLSISVQVTLGYLMRVFGAKNTIILGLVLEMLQLLWYGLGSKSWMMWAAGILAALGSITYPAISAFVSIHSHPDRQGAVQGMVTGMRGLCNGLGPALFGVIFYLFNVDLNDNPLGKNPDDQVQKENNKYTELIPGPPFAIGALMVIFAILVAIYIPDKHNEINVNRTASEKKRASVDVQYEIECGNKSTSPLAPLMRSDSMAQL